In Methanosarcina siciliae T4/M, one genomic interval encodes:
- a CDS encoding type IV pilin N-terminal domain-containing protein produces the protein MPGIKELMKKCTAVSDVVGEVLMTTIAVIFISSIAVFIFSYDGAADVPHTHVKEWTDSRIDTIYLEHNGGEFIETEALEIAININGNRYTYSSPQIYANLGNKSSWELGDRIEINTDSEWNVDIKDEDEINVYLIDRPSRKVFQNLRLSTKESANSGWHTPQGSAVDTSEGGSAILLHVQKENDGLYTSYHPPVSQNDNTYEEFNFGLSAAIWRENITSVTLKLVYSGNNNTCEQIKLKLWDESSGTWQQQNLPEHTSFTAYSTDLSSYINNTTDLENLKIQLVATGNAGASTTNLHVDYTALYVS, from the coding sequence TTGCCTGGTATAAAAGAACTCATGAAAAAATGCACTGCAGTTTCGGATGTTGTGGGAGAAGTTCTTATGACGACAATTGCGGTAATCTTCATAAGTTCAATTGCAGTTTTCATATTTTCATATGATGGAGCTGCTGACGTACCCCACACCCATGTGAAAGAATGGACAGATTCTCGAATCGATACAATCTACTTAGAACATAACGGGGGAGAATTTATCGAGACCGAAGCCCTTGAAATTGCAATAAACATCAATGGAAACCGATACACTTATTCCTCGCCCCAGATTTATGCAAATCTCGGGAATAAAAGCAGCTGGGAACTGGGGGATAGAATAGAGATCAATACCGACAGCGAATGGAATGTAGATATAAAAGATGAAGATGAGATAAACGTATACCTGATAGATAGGCCTTCCAGAAAAGTGTTTCAGAACCTTCGGCTTTCCACCAAAGAAAGTGCGAATTCCGGTTGGCATACACCTCAAGGCTCAGCAGTTGACACTTCCGAAGGCGGTTCAGCAATCCTCCTCCATGTCCAGAAAGAAAACGATGGATTGTATACCAGCTACCATCCACCTGTAAGTCAAAACGACAACACATATGAAGAATTTAATTTTGGATTAAGTGCTGCCATATGGAGGGAAAATATTACTTCTGTGACCCTGAAGCTCGTCTACAGCGGGAATAATAACACATGTGAACAAATAAAATTGAAGTTATGGGACGAAAGCTCAGGAACCTGGCAACAACAGAATCTCCCTGAACATACCTCATTTACAGCTTACTCCACGGACCTATCCTCATATATAAATAACACCACGGATCTCGAAAACTTAAAAATACAGCTGGTTGCTACGGGAAACGCCGGTGCAAGCACCACAAATCTCCATGTGGATTACACGGCATTGTATGTAAGTTAA
- a CDS encoding type II secretion system F family protein, producing the protein MTYTSADELAYRIFGDFFYKNKESFQELKVRIRHSHIPMSVDQYLASAFMYSLFAGIIGGIFGLWLGLKTLGDPLSRLNLFVDSTRAGFAEEYLYLLVILVALLVFVISFLIVFGMIYIYPYLQADIRHACIDKSMLPAVTYMYALTNGGMSIYDVFRSLSSYTHIFGTSAEEISYIVRDMDYLGKDFITALKEAKERTPSERFKDFVDGLILVSSGEAITDYIKNKSEQYQEMAELANRNLLKRLDVLAEVYVTVLVAGPLFIMTTLVVLQFFRQASVQILYMLIYVIIPLATLLFIVLLDTVGELSMSPEKGSVPGYPINLYDIPELSSELSEEEEEKRDKRLKLYRQLYNIKNLVLNPYKTIRNEPRYTFFFGVPLGLYYLTHLPKTLKDSINFSYHWNPNFAHISDSSVQLISSIDDYLVIFIVIALIPFIIFYEIRAWRMRKIDERMPDLLRNLSSMNDSGILLSNSLKIMAESKMGILSKELKKLNEDLSWGTSTSRALMKLENNIRTATSSRILHTLIKANESTSDIKNVLSITSEQVKSEERLKEERSSEIVVYVVTIYVTFFVFLFIVYILVVYFFPESASFKNSSQGMGYGGIGNGYFNVEEYTMLMYHSALVQAFTSGLIAGKMGQGSVYMGLKYSVSMMIITYIVFTMFV; encoded by the coding sequence ATGACTTACACTTCAGCGGACGAACTGGCATACAGGATTTTCGGAGACTTTTTTTATAAAAATAAAGAAAGTTTCCAGGAGCTCAAAGTAAGGATACGACACTCCCATATTCCAATGTCAGTGGACCAGTACCTGGCTTCAGCCTTCATGTACTCGCTCTTCGCAGGTATAATAGGAGGGATCTTCGGGTTATGGCTGGGACTGAAAACTTTAGGAGACCCACTCTCTCGCCTCAACCTTTTTGTGGATTCCACAAGAGCAGGCTTTGCAGAAGAATACCTTTACTTGCTTGTGATATTAGTCGCCCTTTTGGTATTCGTTATAAGTTTTCTTATCGTCTTTGGGATGATATACATCTACCCTTATCTCCAGGCAGATATCCGACATGCCTGTATAGATAAGTCCATGCTGCCGGCGGTAACATACATGTATGCCCTTACCAATGGAGGCATGTCAATATATGATGTTTTCAGGTCCCTGAGCAGTTATACCCATATCTTTGGCACAAGCGCGGAAGAAATCTCCTATATTGTGCGGGACATGGACTACCTGGGAAAGGACTTTATAACGGCCCTTAAAGAAGCAAAGGAACGCACCCCTTCTGAGCGGTTCAAAGATTTTGTTGACGGCCTGATCCTCGTTTCAAGCGGGGAAGCCATAACCGATTACATAAAGAATAAATCAGAGCAGTATCAGGAAATGGCAGAGCTTGCAAACCGCAACCTGTTAAAGAGACTGGACGTCCTTGCAGAAGTCTATGTGACCGTGCTTGTTGCAGGCCCGTTATTCATAATGACGACCCTCGTAGTGCTGCAATTTTTCAGGCAGGCCTCAGTCCAGATCCTTTACATGCTGATTTATGTCATAATACCCCTTGCAACCCTGCTCTTTATCGTACTTCTCGATACAGTGGGAGAACTCTCCATGAGTCCGGAAAAGGGCAGTGTTCCCGGGTATCCCATAAACCTTTACGATATCCCGGAACTCAGCTCTGAACTCAGTGAAGAAGAGGAGGAAAAGAGAGACAAAAGGTTAAAGCTTTACAGGCAGCTTTACAATATCAAGAACCTTGTTTTGAACCCGTACAAAACTATCCGTAACGAACCCAGGTACACCTTCTTTTTTGGGGTTCCTCTCGGGCTTTACTATCTTACCCATCTTCCGAAAACTCTTAAAGACAGTATTAATTTTAGTTACCACTGGAACCCTAATTTTGCACACATCAGTGACAGCAGCGTCCAGTTGATCAGCTCTATTGACGATTACCTGGTCATCTTCATCGTAATCGCACTCATCCCCTTTATCATATTTTACGAAATCAGGGCATGGAGGATGCGAAAGATCGATGAAAGAATGCCTGACCTGTTGAGAAACCTCTCAAGCATGAACGATTCAGGGATCTTGCTCTCGAATTCCCTAAAAATAATGGCAGAATCCAAGATGGGAATCCTCAGCAAAGAACTAAAAAAGCTGAATGAAGACCTCTCATGGGGAACTTCAACTTCAAGAGCCCTGATGAAACTGGAAAATAACATAAGGACAGCAACATCCAGCCGGATTCTCCATACTCTCATAAAAGCAAACGAATCCACAAGTGACATTAAAAATGTGCTCTCCATTACCTCAGAACAGGTCAAGAGCGAAGAAAGGTTAAAAGAAGAACGTTCTTCAGAAATAGTCGTCTACGTCGTCACCATCTACGTTACTTTCTTTGTCTTCCTTTTCATAGTTTATATACTGGTAGTGTACTTTTTCCCCGAAAGTGCCTCATTTAAAAACTCTTCTCAGGGGATGGGATACGGAGGGATCGGAAACGGTTACTTCAACGTAGAGGAGTATACGATGCTTATGTACCATTCAGCCCTTGTCCAGGCCTTTACTTCCGGGCTCATTGCCGGGAAGATGGGGCAGGGTTCGGTGTATATGGGCCTGAAGTACAGCGTCAGTATGATGATAATTACTTACATAGTTTTTACAATGTTCGTTTAA
- a CDS encoding DUF7289 family protein has translation MKNRFFETISSFCSSEYGVSSAVAAALLLGIIVATMTTIQLNYVPVWKEDAEYAHMSNVWQDMSRLKSNVDILAAGIEINPDARIVLNSPIRVGGSDVPFIGGTTTGGTLAVNNEISGLSIIITTDNATTEYNSGTSLFYTGTVTYHPTNSHYVDETYCYENGALIISRNGRSMMKLSPGIVLERDTGSVNLSVRAVTLDGNQRVMASNSIEDIRLTSEYFTPLFDLTGIEQFFNITSANLTVYTGNQEAWERYFENSAREVNLQKGTDYNITNGTYTVTLSLSPEDEDLYVNIYKAAIKVETGI, from the coding sequence ATGAAAAATAGGTTCTTTGAAACAATCTCTTCTTTTTGCAGTTCCGAATATGGAGTTTCCTCCGCTGTTGCCGCAGCCCTTCTGCTTGGAATAATAGTTGCCACGATGACAACAATTCAGCTCAATTACGTGCCTGTCTGGAAAGAAGACGCAGAATACGCTCACATGTCAAACGTCTGGCAGGATATGTCCAGACTTAAATCTAATGTTGATATTCTTGCTGCCGGGATTGAAATAAATCCTGATGCAAGAATTGTCCTGAACAGTCCGATCCGGGTAGGAGGAAGTGACGTTCCCTTCATAGGCGGCACAACAACAGGGGGTACCCTTGCTGTAAATAATGAAATATCGGGGCTTTCTATAATTATCACGACAGACAATGCAACCACCGAGTATAACAGCGGAACAAGTCTCTTTTACACAGGTACGGTCACTTACCATCCGACAAATAGCCATTACGTGGACGAGACTTATTGCTATGAAAACGGAGCTCTCATAATATCCAGAAACGGTAGGTCGATGATGAAATTGTCCCCGGGAATAGTGCTTGAAAGAGATACGGGCTCGGTAAATCTTTCCGTAAGAGCTGTAACTCTTGATGGAAACCAAAGGGTCATGGCAAGCAACAGCATTGAAGACATAAGGCTTACATCCGAATATTTTACTCCCCTTTTCGACCTTACAGGGATAGAACAATTTTTCAACATAACCTCGGCCAATCTCACGGTCTATACGGGAAACCAGGAAGCTTGGGAAAGATATTTCGAAAATTCAGCCAGAGAAGTCAATCTCCAGAAAGGTACTGATTACAACATTACCAACGGCACCTACACAGTTACCCTATCTCTCTCCCCTGAAGATGAAGACCTATATGTTAACATCTACAAAGCCGCGATAAAAGTAGAAACGGGGATTTAG
- a CDS encoding type IV pilin, with product MKETAVSEVMGVVLLTGIVIIMLSILSISFFSLD from the coding sequence ATAAAAGAAACTGCGGTTTCAGAAGTAATGGGAGTCGTACTCCTTACAGGTATAGTAATTATCATGCTCAGCATCCTCAGCATATCCTTTTTCTCTCTGGACTAG